Proteins found in one Muntiacus reevesi chromosome 2, mMunRee1.1, whole genome shotgun sequence genomic segment:
- the NXT1 gene encoding NTF2-related export protein 1: MVSVDFKTYVDQACRAAEEFVNVYYSTMDKRRRLLSRLYMGTATLVWNGNAVSGQESLSEFFEMLPSSEFQINVVDCQPVHDEATPSQTTVLVVICGTVKFEGNKQRDFNQNFILTAQASPSNTVWKIASDCFRFQDWAC, encoded by the coding sequence ATGGTGTCCGTGGACTTCAAGACCTACGTGGACCAGGCATGCCGAGCGGCGGAGGAGTTCGTGAACGTGTACTACAGCACCATGGACAAGCGGCGGCGGCTGCTGTCCCGCCTGTACATGGGCACGGCCACCCTGGTGTGGAACGGCAATGCCGTCTCCGGGCAAGAGTCCCTGAGTGAGTTTTTTGAGATGCTGCCTTCCAGCGAGTTCCAGATCAATGTGGTAGACTGCCAGCCTGTCCACGATGAAGCCACCCCGAGCCAGACCACGGTCCTTGTGGTGATCTGTGGGACAGTGAAGTTTGAGGGCAACAAACAGCGGGACTTCAACCAGAACTTCATCCTGACGGCGCAGGCCTCACCCAGCAACACAGTGTGGAAGATCGCCAGCGACTGCTTCCGGTTCCAGGACTGGGCCTGCTAG